A segment of the Lycium ferocissimum isolate CSIRO_LF1 chromosome 5, AGI_CSIRO_Lferr_CH_V1, whole genome shotgun sequence genome:
TTCGGTCTTTAAGGGTTTTTTGTGGGGGTTGGGGGTTTGGGGGAGTGGGGAGGGGATAGCTTGAAAGTGAAGGTGTTAGGACAAACCAACCATGCTTCATAAATGTTGATGCAAAATTGTCCTAAATGAAAGGCCTCCCTCTCTCCCACCATTTTTGGTGTTTGCTTTGGATctatcaaaaaaaagaaagatgaaaaacaaaaaccaaacaGAGCTTTAGTTTCTATACTGATCGATCTTTTAACGTAAATTGTAAGCAAAGTTAATCCCGAGACTACACATGCATGCATGCGTCCATCCACAGATTGTTCCTCCTTCCTCAATTTCCCAACTTCTTTGTCTTTTTCAATTCTTTAATTTTATCAACCACAGAATGTActtgtaaataattttattatgaaatgtGTGACTTTATTAGGAGTGTTAATTAAACGGGTTGGGTAAATTTGGACAGATTAAAATAGCTGAGATAATAAATGTCAAGGTTAAAGTAAAATATGCAAGTTGAGCTGAATTTGAACAAGTCAAACTGAAATGAGTTAATATATAGACAAGTCATTAAGCCGTCAAAAAATTACTTGAGTTAAGATTGGTTCAAGAAGGGTTAAACAATAGGTCATACTCTCATAAGCGGATGAAGTTTATCGATTGAGTTCATTTGAATCCAATAATTTGACGCCAaacataaatatgtatataaaaatccACTAAATTTGTAACAAATAGTAGATTTGAACTTATAACTTAAAAAGATtgaacatataaaacttatattcTGGACCCCTCTACATACTCCAACCATCCAACCCTTACATAGCttacttcttctttctttgttttcataTACTTTACTAACATTTTTCTCCTTTATTATGCCTAAATATAAcattatcaaataaaaaaagatcAATTTGCTACATAtttatgccaaaaaaaaaaacccccacaACTTTTAGAAAGGCAACATTAGGCTGGTCAAATGAGCAAGATTTAATGGATCATAttttaggaatttgggaaagggAAGGGAACAATGAAAACTCGAACTTACACTACGTATGCGGGGTGAAGAATCTAAGATTTGatggtaaattaatcaaaaaatttAACCAGCATTTAATTattgtgttacaagttatttaaaTTAAACTGATATTACGACattttttcataaattaaaTGGAGAGAAATTAAACATGTTGCAGATATTATGGGGATCAATTCCTGGGTGCTGAAAACAAAGTAATGAACTGTTTgctccaaaataaataaattaaaaaaagccTTGGAAAGTGTTTCATGTCCCCTATTcttaatttctcttttattGTGTGTTTTGACCACTCACGAATTACTGAACATTGATTGTTTTTCTCTGAGTATGCGTGTAACAACTAATGTTATGATAAATGCGTTTCTACAGTTTTTACATAGAGCTTTCAACTCTTATTTCGTGTGAAAAGAATTATAAATTCCTTTCCTCTTGAAGCAATGAAGGAAAAAGCGAGGGAAAACAATGTTAAATTGTGTGATTATCtcaattaaaattttaagttttcAAATGAGATAGTCACCCGTTCGGACAAGTTAGCATAGGTGTGATAGACTGATAGGGCACTAAAGGAAAAAACTAACAGCATAAATGAGagttaagatttttttaaaaagacgTAAAATAGAAATGACTATTTAATGAATAGTTGCGGGCATTGTTTAGGCAAAATCAAAATCTtctgaattttaaaattttggattttcGGATTACATATTGGATTTCGaatttagcttttaaaaatGGACCTTTACACAAATAGCTAGTTAGATTTTACCCTTTACTTTTTCTAACGGTAGGTATAGattatacacttatatacaattatatacacattatacatgaattatacattcgccggctatattatttttattaagcaGTTGATGAACGACTAGTTAGATGAattcttcttttcaatttttggaTTGCTGATTAGGGACTTCGAATTCTCCGAAATCCAAAAAACAAATATTGGCTGCCAGAATGCTTTCTATTTGGACATGATCTTACTATTTTTGGACTTGTTAAATCTCAAATGCTTCTGTTGTTAGGAATTTCCTTAATTGATAATGGTCTAATTAGATGCGTGAATACTTTATTCGGATGATTGTGATCTAAATATTATTTAGACAATCTGACATGAATACCTTATTTGAAAGTTCATTTCCGTAAGAAGAAAAAAGTTCAACTTACATATAGGCTATTAAAActggaaatttgaaataaattctAATTTCCTCAATTCGAACTGTCCGAACGCCTATCCTTATTAACGAGAGACAAAATTTTAAACATATAAAAGGATTGATTAAAGACAACGTTGATCAAACGTTGTTGTAGGCAAAGGAAATGGTATATTCACGTGATCCAACTCAAAACTACTTATGATCTTGTCACCCTtcttgcttttattttttgtgtttcgTGTGTTGTTCCATCTGTCGGTGACTATTCACTTCAAGTAAAGTGTCTCTGTCtctctttaaattttttcatgtcggtttcttttaattttttcgtACTTAATGTTATTAATACTAAGTTAATGTTGCTTATGATCTGATTCCATATTGATTAGAGGTGGAAATTAAGATGCTTAGCCTTCtctttttgataattaattgaTCTTTAATGACGTTAAAGCCCATAAGATGGATCTTTGTCAGTAAAGGTTTACACACACTTGAGTCAATGACTTGAAATATATAATGGAGTAATGGACCCCAAGTAGTGTATCACATACAAGTATGTTTTAAGTTTATACGTTTTACAGCAGATGTGGATGTatgcctttctttttttttcccaaaactcGGTATCTAATACTCTCTTTGAGACccgattaatttaaatttacatCGAGAAGTCTCACTCAATTACAAGCGAACTTTTCAACGGAATTAGTCAGCAATTATCTTGTCGGAGACATTTCTCATGGACTTTAACGTAAATCCCATATTTCCAACGAGAACATCCGTCGAAAATTAATGTTTTCTAATgtaatgtcatcatatatagCGGCACACACTCTCTGAAGACAACTTTATTCCTTAAAGTTTGAATCCCAGACCTGCTAATTGAAGATGAAGGAATATTTATCGTTCTATCATAACCTTTGGTGGTAATCCAATTCACATCCGGATGGATGTATGCATTTGGCAGCAATAGATCAACAATTGTCTTAGTTTGaagatttatatatttattgaaTAACTAAAagaatatatgcatatttaatATGAATCTTATTTACAAAAAAGTGAGCAAAAGTGATACTGCACAAATTCCTacacagtatatatatatatatatatatatatatatggctataCTCATTTCAATTTCACTCGTCatttaaaagattttttaatattaacaAATTAATGCATTTAATATATTAAACAAAATGTAAAAGTTATAATTAAACACTTGGGTAATATAAATTCAATATAATCATAGAATTAAACTCTTtaacaaattttcaaacttCTTATCAAAATCTTTTGTGACTCAAAAATTTATTTGTTCATGTATTCAACCTTCCACACCTAATAAGGTGTCACGTATGATTAATTAGACCACGATCATTGTTGTCTACTCTTAGCAATATTCCTTTTCATGTCTACGTTTGATTTTAGGGAAAAAcatgaacttggcacgaaaactcactttagcaactaaacttaacttctatttttttacccccccttaacaacttacgttTCAATTATTTTCCACCCCAAATGCacgtggcaaaaaaaataaaaaaataaaaaattaagagagtgaaaaataCGCGTAGCTAAAATTTAATGGTTGGTTTCTTTTCATCATTGATGTGTTAATgtgattgaagaagaaagggagagAGGGTGGATTTCCATGGCTTCTTGGTTGGTTTCCactgtttcttcttcttcttaatatCGCTTCTTCttaagccccccccccccccacgaccacatttttcttcttcaaatttcacCACCATACAGCCCCCCCCCCTCCCAcaacccatccttcttcttcttcttcacaaatccctttttctctctatattctcatcatttttttcttttcattttcaccatttttttgtttcttgatttagattttgttttctttcaaaaataaagttatggaagaaatgggtttgttaataataatactaataatggccaacaataacaaccaaaacaactaATTTGAACGAATTTAAGTGTAAGTGGGACTAATGGtggtggaagaaatgggtttgctagaaatggTGGTGGTTGTGGATGTGGGTATTTTGATTctcttttcaaaaataaagttatggaagaaatgggtttgctaataatggtggtggaagaaatgggtttgctaaTAATGGTGGTGGAAGAAATCTTTGCTAGAAATGGTCTTTGGTTGTGGATGTGGGTTAaagatggtggtggtgatttttttcttttaaggaatttgatgaaatttggtggggagatgatggtggtggtggtgttaaAGATGATGGTGATGAACCATTCGTCCAATTTCCACACCTACGCGGCATGGTGGTTGATAAAAATAggtgaggatgaggagaaagaagaagaaagagaaattaaaaataaaaaatgatatgTTGGTAATTTTGACATGGCAATGACCACGACGACGTGGCAATTGTTGTCAATGACATGCGCGAGTGtaattagcaatattttttTAGGGTGGAAAACAATTAAAACGTAAGTTTTAAGGGGGGGGtaaaaaatagaagttaagtttagttcttTAAAGTGAGTTTTAAATGCAAAGTTCGGGGGTTAAAACGTTTGATTTTATGACTATACATGCATGCACATAATGACCATCATGCATGATATCTTATGTTATATGTACATCtgtacaacaacacacatattttaccaatattttaaaagcaacaaacacccctcatattatattataaatttACACATGATATTCCGGAAGAATCGGAGCAGTTAAGACTACAACCTTTAGAAGgtagaaaatctatttttacGGGTAGCTTAATTCCATAGCGTAGGATAGAGggaatcttatttatttttattatatgtgCATGAGGCAgacacttgaaaaaaaaaaaaaaaaaaaaaaaaaaaaaaaaaaaaaagggagagagaAGATATTCCTGTGATACATACAAGATGAGAATGTCCATATATGTTtagtgaaataataatttagaGCGTTGGATCGGATGGATGGATGGAAAGTAGGTCTCGATGACAACCATAATtagcaaaacaaaaagaatacaTTTTTATCTTCACTATGTATATCTAATTAATCTCGACTAGTTGAATTTATAACATTAACGACATTTCCTCTATatctaattaatatatatatatatatatatatataaagagtaACACTTTTTACATTTAAGAATAATCTGAtcattaaaatttttattttaacattaatgagtatttttctttcttaaactccctATTAAGTTAAATACCGGTGTAACAAAGGGAAAATATTTCTGAAAATAGAATGTAAAAAAGAATATACAAGTAAAGTACTACTTTCGTTTAAATTTATGTAACACTCTTTTCATTTCAACTAGTCACAAAAAGAATGATAatgcattttcatatttttaaactCCGTacattccaaaataagtgtcatcttagcaaAAATTATGCCTATTaagaaaatcaataaatataatgcgGAGTTTATTAAACTACCTCTatctattaaatatttttttagaatttaataatgttaaagaagACTACTTATTTAATGCTAAAAGTATAATCGCAAACATTTGCCAATTATTGTTTTGAATTCCTAAGgtaacacttattttgagacaattttattttgctaagctaatacttattttgggacaagggagtattaatttaactttaaacttcttatattattattaatgagatgatttatagtcacacaaatatttatgacttattttataCTGCCTCGCCCATTTTTACTTGTCGtgtatactaaaaatagttgtctatGTCCtgtatactaaaaatagttgttcATTGCTTGTCCAGTTttgaaaatcaagagataaattaccatttcatacctattttacctttattattAAAATTTGAGTTATCAAGTTTAAGAAATTCTTAATGGCTGCATAACTTTTAAAGCATATTTTATTGACTTCAATCATTAAATTACTTAGCAATATTTACAAATAATATATcttaaaattatcatttttttatttttaacttctCAATAAGTATGTCAAATTAATACATAACAagtaaaaaaagttaaataagaTATTTCTTTGCACGAAAAaaagagatgagaagaagaagaaacagcGGGGTCTTCAAAACGGCGCAACCCATGCAATAAAATCTACTCTGCTGACGTTGGCCACACGTGAACCCTATTTACTCTTTTGaccaacccccacccccaacacACACACCCAACAAACACCTTTGTTTGACTTACACGTGTCTTCCCCTTCACACGTGCACCTCATTTTGTCAAAATCTATCTCCTCTTCCTTTTTAtccacccatcccaaaatttggaaggacttttttttttttaagaaactttttaaattctttttacgGAAAGGTCTTTTTGCCGCATTGATGTTGGTCATAATGACCCAAATGAGAGTAGCATGGTAAATTTGCACAGGTATCTAagacaaatttaataatttatacttaGTTAATGTCATTTCTATCCTTCTCTCCTAAAGTTCAtcttaattcaaaattataCATGTAAAGGTTATGATGGTCTTTTCATAGGTGTGATTAAATTTAGATCAAATTGGTGTGGTAGTTTAGATGGAAGTAGGGGAAGGGAAAATAGGGATTATAAGGTGGGGATCACCAATAAGATGAAAGTTCAAGTATAAGAATAAGATCCTCAAAATTTGGAAGGTTAAGTTATGGGTTAGCGTAAATTAAATAGTTTCTGTTCAAACTTTGTATATGAGTATACTTCTTTGTTTCGATTTATACGGCGAACTTCAAGAGCcaagttttcaaattttgattgtAAATTTGGATATAAAAgttttaatattattaaaaaaataaaacttacatGAAGAGTACTTAAAACGTGTTATATGCCAAAAAGTGACAATTCAACATATTAAAAGGTGTGTGAAAAAATTTAGCTAAAGAAAACTCGTATGACCCTCAAAACCTAAAAAACACCGCGAAATTGGGCAGAGGGCGTATATTTTAAGAAACTTATTAtagttatttataaatatttaattatgaaTCGAGTTagtaatttttgtaaaaatattaatttgagaTATCGCTTTGAAAATTTATAAACTTCAAATCAGAATCCACCTCTAACCCACCCCTCACGCTTTTTTCAAAAccagaaaaaaaggaaaaaagaaaagcaaaagcaaCATACTAAAAGCCATATTTTGTTGGTGTTGCTGATGTTGTCTTTGCGTAACTCTATCTTTGACTTTGTGTTTGCTGCTTGTTCTTATTGTTTGTTGCTGAATTTCAGGTCAATGtttcattaaattaaattaatacttTAATTAAACACACCCTCAATCCCAATACTAATCACGTAAAGAAACATTAAAATAACTAAACAGATATTAAAATTTTCCAATTCTTGCGGCAACGAAATAGCAGTATTTAATGTAGGACTTTGTGGGGGGGTATCTGGTTTCAAATGTTTTGGTCTACCATGTGACTTGTGCTCTTTTAGGGACTGCAGATTATGTCGTACACGTGGCACTTGTTTGCTTGTCAATTCAGTACTaaccatttttcaaaaattaatttttcttcctTGGTTTATTTGATTAGACTTATACTTACTACATCAAAGTTAATaaatccaacttcaaaaataccaaaatcTTTTTAAAGATAACATAATCGTGCACGCAAAATATTCACAATCATATAAGGACATACTTTCTAAGTTCTAACAATAATGTTGACAAAAAAGACTTTCCAGATTCCGACAAACACTTTTGTACAGGtcttacatatatttttaagttttatgcTGTATATAAGCGGCCTATCTTACACCGTTCTGGAGTGCGACCTTTTCCCGACCCGACCTTGCTTGAACGTGAGATATTTTGTATACCTGACTGCCCTTTTCTGAGAGGGTAAGCATAGCTAGGCTGTGAACCGCCAACCGTCGTATTGTAAACGTTGGATGAGTTCATCTATAGTCATTAAGGTCTTTTAAAACGTTCTACTAAATTCATCGAGTTGTTTCAAAGGATCAAAACGACTAGTTATTAATGGCCTTTTATCTTGCATTCCTAGCATAGACTCCTTTTTGCAATCAAGAAACTACCATAGCCAATTTTGTGTTTCCTTTTCTCGCTCTTCAACAAAATTTTATTACTATATGTAGTTCGAGCAGAAGACAGTGGATGTGCCTGCACTTGCCACCTGAATATTAGATCGCCTATGAAACGACGAAAACTTGAAGTCAAACAAAGTTTGTGATCAGTCAACCAAGAATAAGAGCTCAAGTCAAGAATGATAACTTACAATTTCTCAAAGTTTGGAACTGTACTCATTAGatagaaaacaaaacaagaaagtCTTAAGCCTTCTTAGAAGGCTTCCATAAGTAAATGGAGTACTAGAATTAGCAGACAAAGCCTACAAAAAACAAGTACATCTTGTTCTTTGTAGGTGTTGTCTGAACAAAACTCAGAAAACAATCCAAAGAAACCTATTAAACACATACTGTCCCCGAGAAACAGCATTCGAACTGAAAAGTCTGCGAAAATTTTGCTGAATCGCAAACTTTTCCACTCTTGAACTTGGTAATTAAATATCTTCTTCAGCATATCCGAAAGAGTTAAAATGTTAGGAACAGAGCACTCGATCTTCCAGCTGTACAGTTCGAAAGGAAAGTGGAGTCGAGATTTACTTAATCTCTCTTACTCCCTTAGTCCTACATTGTCGCTGCTTGAATCAGTTAGAATCGTTAACCTTCGTGCTGTTTTCATGAAGTCGCTgcaaaataaaggaagaaaggACACAAGAACATCTTGTCAATATTAGTTCGTTACTAGAAAAGCAATGAGAAATATCTCGTTAAGTTAATGGGAAATTTTGAACATGCACCTAAATGGTTCATCACCGAGTTGCTTGACCGCGCCAGTGGTATCCCGGTAGAGAACATGATTAAGCATCTCCGAGTTTTCAATGCCAAACATATTTGCCAATTTCCTGCATAACTCTTCGTAAGATCCTAGTAATGAAAGATCCAGTGTGCGACCTACATCTTCTGATTCCATAAAAACCTTACAGTGTCCAATCTCGGTATTTGCCTCGGATTGAAATGTGTCACACGGCGATCGTTCTGTTAAACCACGTTGATTAAGTGCGGAACCCGAACCATCAGACCCGTTCCCTATTTTATCAGCATTACCATCCGAGGAACTATTCCCTGTACGAACAGTAGAAACAGTATCTCCCGAGCAGCTAAGAGAGATCTGCTGCTCAGTAAGTATAGGTTGACCGAAAAGCATGAGTTGTGGTGCTTTTCCAATATCAGATTTCTTCGTAGAGTGAGCGGAATTTCCCATGGTTAGCAAGCAAGATATATTATTCTCGCTGTTACATCGCTTACCGATCATTGGACTATTTAGGGGTCTAGGGGGTGCTGCTGCAGCCTGATCAAGTGGCGGAAAACCAACCGGAAAAAAATTCGAATGCAGCTTATTGAGGTGGATATCTGATAATGATAAACCATATTGAGCATGCCTGGCTCCCTGCATGCCAGCAGGGGTGTTGTCGGGAAGACAACCGAAGGGGTTATTAGGCCCTAGAAGGTGGTGGTTACCGGAGAAAGCCGGCATAGGAAGATGGTGGCCATCGAGAGGAAAATCTGGATGTTGAGGTAATCTTAGTTTCTTTCGTGGGGGTGAGAAGGGAGAAAGGTGAATGGTAGGCATGTTCGAGACTAATTCCACGAGCCATGGGCTGACACGTTTCACATTTTGGAGCAGATCAGGTTCGTCCCACGTCACCTGCAGCAATTCATCTCAACTTAAGAGAGGAACATACTAAATTAAGCAAGAATAGATTAATTGTTGCCTCCTGTAGCAAAACAGGACAAAGTAAGTAATAATTTAACCCTCTGTTTGggaaataaaagctactacctTTTTAAGTACAATTTACAAAAGCTACCATTTTACCAACTCAGAAAAGAAGGGAGCAGAAAAATTATGCGCATCACAGACTTACATACAAATAGAGCACTCCAAGTATTGTTCACTTGAGTTCATATACGGGTTTTAAAACTCTCCAACTTCACCAGATCGTGAAACTCATCAGACAGCGTGTTACAGAACATAAAAACTCCCTAATAACGAAGACAAGGACGATGATTCTTTGTTTCTCTAAAACAAATTTAAAGTCAAAGACAAATTCAAATGTGATTCTGTAGAAAGAATGTTTTGGAGCATCATTTgtttatgttttctttaaaaagattaggagttcttttccttttttggaaTACCCATCTGAATCACTTCCTATAATAATCTGTGTATAACATAACGAGTGCGACACCAACACTTGCTGTATATAGCTTTTGACACCAGCTTCGTGTGTTGTTAATGAAATGATATTtgattttatcaaaaaaaagaaaagaatatgtGTGGAACAAACGGCACATAATTCTGAGAAACAGTACATGACTGAGTATGTGTGCATACATCAGAGATCGTAAGACAGATCACAATGGAAATGCACTAAAAAAAGATTGTATTACCTGCAGAAGCCTCCAAGGTGAATCTGGCCACCGAATGGGATCGGAAACCTGAACTGAAGATATAGTTCCCATGAACCAACTTATCCGTGAAGAATCTTCAGTTTCAAAAGGCATCTTGAACCTCATCCCCGAGCACCAACGGATCTGCAATGCTGCCTTTACAAGCGAGGCCTTCACACAAAACTCCGGAGTGCTCGCACGAGGGTAATAAATCACCTCGAATGGTTGTCCACTGGCTGCAAGATTTGCAGCTTCGACAACCGATTCTGCCTTCACTTTTCCCCTGTTCATCAAGTTCCCGCTCCCATTTCTTATTAATTTATTCTCATCTTCCCTAAGAAAACTTGAAAACCCTCCGTACGGTACCATACAATTCCCACCAGCCGGATTCCATCCAGAAGAAGTCTCGGGCCCACCTCCAATTCCCCTCTTTGCCCTCCGAATGCCTACACAAAGGTCTCCGTTTTCCGCCCTCAAGAACACAATGGAATCACCAGCAATGAGCTTTTTATGGTTCACAAAAGTACTCCATCCCGTCGTTAACAGATGGCGCCTCGGCGTCCCTCTATAAATATGCCTGAATTTCCATGTCTCCCCGTGAACATCCTTAGCAAGGATGGTCTGAACGGGAGGATCCGCGGAGTAATCCAAACGAGGAAATATCGTCTCCGCACAATACCTCGGGACTGAAAAACCTCCGCCATTGTTCGCATCCGATTGCGTTAAAGTCTTAGCGAATGAAGTAGGTTTATCTTGGTTATCCGAACCGTTCATCCCCCCAACAACCCCATCTTCATCAAATTCAACTTCATTCCTACTAATAGGAATCAACCTAATCTTGGCATAAACCTCATCAGTTTCAGGATCAGCCATATATTTAATCACCGAGACTTTACAAGGAATATACGACGGAATCCTAGTGGAGCTCCTAAAATCGACATTTCCACTAGCATGCTCTGAGTGACCTTGAGGAAAATAGAAAACCTTTGAACTAATTGAAGGCATTTGTACCATACTACCAGCACAAGCATGCCATAGTTGAGAATCTAAACACTTTTCTATTTCTTTCACTTTGTCCTTTGGATCCATAAAAGTAATCATCTTGATGTCAACAAAATTTTACCAATATGACAATCAATTCAAGAACCAACCAACTCTTTAGCTCATAAAAACTTATTTTCCCATTAGGAAGTGAAAATGCTGTcatcaaataaaagaaacaaatattCTTTAGGCATATTAATTGTACTACCAATTAGCAAAAACCAGAATAGAAGGAAAGAAAGTAAATCACAATAAATTCAACTCAAAGAAAGTTTCAAAAGTCCATACCTTTCTATATTTGTTCAGCAATGAAATCTATATCCAGAAACATCAATTACAAGTACATAGTACTCTCTCTGCAAAAGCATCTCAAAATCAGCAAATTTGTTgaaagtaaaacaaaaataaaaacttgaaACCTTCCTCAAGAGAAATTATTGAATTACCACAAAATTATAAACAACTTGACAAGATTCAACCCAAAAGtcctcattttcttcaatttgacaACTTCAAAACAGAAAATTCCCTCTTAATCATCCATTAcaccaaaacaaaaacaaaaaaatccaaTCTTTGACTCACTTTGAGTACAAAATCAAGCCAAAATTCCAATCTTTTTCTtctaaaaattcaagaaacttctgTAAAATTTGCTCCAAGAAACCAAAAGATTCCACCTTTAAATTGTTTCTCAatcacacacaaaaaaataacaGAACCCCACTTCACAATTCACTAGACAGAaacaaacaacaaagaaaaaggaaagaaaaacaagaaaacccTAACAAATTATCAAAAGTGATGGAAAGTGAAAACTGGTTTACAATGACTTTTCACTAACAAAAAAAACTCTTTGTCATCTTTTTGTCTCAAAGTAAACACAACTATATATTCACACACAAAGAGAAAGAGAGCTTTATATTTGTATAGCATACAAAATAACAagatgtatgcatatatatgtattatatatatgtccaCACACATACATGTGTGATGTGTGTCCATGTAAAAGTtgtctctttttctctctcttggacttttttttaattttcactaTTTAcctgtgatttttttttattattattattattttttatttttttgggtttcttgATAATtgataagtatatttttatggGGTTTGGTTggttgattaaaattttatttttctgacCTTTTTCTTCGGATCTGAAGAAACTCTGCTGTA
Coding sequences within it:
- the LOC132057296 gene encoding auxin response factor 18-like, yielding MITFMDPKDKVKEIEKCLDSQLWHACAGSMVQMPSISSKVFYFPQGHSEHASGNVDFRSSTRIPSYIPCKVSVIKYMADPETDEVYAKIRLIPISRNEVEFDEDGVVGGMNGSDNQDKPTSFAKTLTQSDANNGGGFSVPRYCAETIFPRLDYSADPPVQTILAKDVHGETWKFRHIYRGTPRRHLLTTGWSTFVNHKKLIAGDSIVFLRAENGDLCVGIRRAKRGIGGGPETSSGWNPAGGNCMVPYGGFSSFLREDENKLIRNGSGNLMNRGKVKAESVVEAANLAASGQPFEVIYYPRASTPEFCVKASLVKAALQIRWCSGMRFKMPFETEDSSRISWFMGTISSVQVSDPIRWPDSPWRLLQVTWDEPDLLQNVKRVSPWLVELVSNMPTIHLSPFSPPRKKLRLPQHPDFPLDGHHLPMPAFSGNHHLLGPNNPFGCLPDNTPAGMQGARHAQYGLSLSDIHLNKLHSNFFPVGFPPLDQAAAAPPRPLNSPMIGKRCNSENNISCLLTMGNSAHSTKKSDIGKAPQLMLFGQPILTEQQISLSCSGDTVSTVRTGNSSSDGNADKIGNGSDGSGSALNQRGLTERSPCDTFQSEANTEIGHCKVFMESEDVGRTLDLSLLGSYEELCRKLANMFGIENSEMLNHVLYRDTTGAVKQLGDEPFSDFMKTARRLTILTDSSSDNVGLRE